Proteins encoded in a region of the Ziziphus jujuba cultivar Dongzao chromosome 3, ASM3175591v1 genome:
- the LOC107422135 gene encoding probable leucine-rich repeat receptor-like protein kinase At1g35710, which yields MAPSLLSLVVRPLRFFFLIIIPVFVCSSINTSETRGETKALLKWKDSLHINPNHPLLPSWNLLPSHNFTACQWNGITCNEFGNVVKIILPSCNLRGTLQHFNFSSFTNLLKLNLNNNSLYGSIPSHITNLSKLTHLDIGFNHLSGIIPLEIGMLLSIEYFDASNNNLSGSIPISIRNLSNLANLDVHGNKIIGSIPLEIVQLKSLTKLYLYDNNLTGPIPVSIGNMSNLSILSLDGNKIVGFIPPEIGQLKSLTELYLYDNNLSGPIPVSIGNMGNLSILSLDGNKIVGFIPPEIGQLKSLTELYLYDNNLTGPIPVSIGNMSNLSILSLHGNKIVGFIPPEIGQLKSLTELYLYDNNLSGAIFVSIGNMGNLSILSLHGNKIVGFIPPEIGQLKSLTELYLYDNNLTGLIPVSIGNMSNLSILSLHGNKRVGFIPPEIGQLKSLTELYLYDNNLSGPIPVSIGNMGNLSILSLHGNKIVGSIPHEIGQLKSLTKLYLYDNNLSGPIPVSIGNMGNLSILNLHGNKIVGSIPHEIGQLKSLTKLYLYDNNLSGPIPVSIGNMSNLSILRLDGNKIVGSIPHEIGQLKSLTKLYLYDNNLSGSIPVSIGNMSNLSILSLDGNKIVGFIPPEIGQLKSLTELYLYDNNLTGSIPASIGNLKSLAEFGLFTNSITGSIPLEMDNLTNLEYLELTENFLSGYLLGNICLGGRLKWFTADYNHFRGSIRKSLKNCSSLVHVSLLGNQLNGNISEEFGIYPKLEYMDLSNNKFFGKLGRNWGQCPNLTMLNISSNKISGSLPPELGKAIQLHVLDLSSNLLEGTIPKELGQLKLLYILKLNNNTLSSKVPTEIGMLSDLEELDLAENKLSGPFPKHLEQCSNLRDLNLKKNILSGSIPFHIGNFHSLRNVDLSQNMLTGELPLELGHLNMLETLNLSHNNLSGSIPSSFQELISLISVDVSYNQLEGPLPKNKAFIEAPIEALEHDKGLCSSGNNTRLKPCPIQKRNSSKNVIFAVIVSISCSLVLLLFIIVGVVFIHRKRDTNMDESRQTQETVTFYEAWGYNGKKVHEEIIEATENFTNYCIGVGGYGSVYRTLLPTGQVVAVKKFHENGGGAGKEAFESETSALTRARHRNIIKLYGFCSHARHSYLVYEFMEGGSLAKILSDNAKAMQLDWSKRLNIVRGLANAIFYMHYDCCPAIIHRDISSKNVLLDDEYEAHISDFGSAISLHPQSSNWTPFAGTFGYSAPELAYTMEVNEKCDVYSFGVVILELIMGKHPADLILSLSASSSIPDVHQTLPKDLLDHRLSPPENEAAEKVVSVVNIAFTCVQPRPQSRPTMKQVSVKLSTSVP from the exons ATGGCACCCTCTCTTCTAAGCCTTGTTGTACGGCCACTTCGGTTTTTCTTCTTAATCATCATTCCAGTTTTTGTGTGTTCCTCTATTAATACTTCTGAAACAAGAGGAGAAACCAAGGCCCTCCTGAAATGGAAGGACAGCCTTCATATAAATCCAAATCATCCTCTGCTCCCCTCTTGGAACCTTCTTCCTTCTCACAATTTCACCGCTTGCCAGTGGAATGGGATCACTTGTAATGAGTTTGGAAATGTGGTCAAGATTATTCTTCCAAGCTGTAATCTGAGAGGTACGCTCCAACACTTCAACTTCTCATCATTTACCAACTTACTCAAATTGAACCTCAATAACAACTCCCTCTATGGAAGTATCCCCTCCCACATTACCAACCTTTCCAAACTCACCCACCTTGATATAGGATTCAATCATCTCTCTGGGATTATACCACTTGAAATAGGCATGTTGCTGTCAATTGAATATTTTGATGCTTCCAATAACAATCTTTCTGGTTCCATTCCTATCTCCATTAGAAACCTTAGCAACCTAGCAAACTTAGATGTTcatggaaataaaataattggctCAATTCCTCTTGAGATAGTACAACTTAAATCTCTCACTAAGCTTTATTTGTATGATAATAATCTCACTGGCCCAATTCCTGTGTCCATTGGAAACATGAGTAATTTATCCATTTTGAGTCTTGATGGAAACAAAATAGTTGGCTTCATACCTCCTGAAATTGGACAACTTAAATCTCTCACCGAGCTTTATTTGTATGACAATAATCTCAGTGGCCCAATTCCTGTGTCGATTGGAAACATGGGTAATTTATCCATTTTGAGTCTTGATGGAAACAAAATAGTTGGCTTCATCCCTCCTGAAATTGGACAACTCAAATCTCTCACTGAGCTTTATTTGTATGATAATAATCTCACTGGCCCAATTCCTGTGTCCATTGGAAACATGAGTAATTTATCCATTTTGAGTCTTCATGGAAACAAAATAGTCGGCTTCATACCTCCTGAAATTGGACAACTTAAATCTCTCACCGAGCTTTATTTGTATGATAATAATCTCAGTGGCGCAATTTTTGTGTCGATTGGAAACATGGGTAATTTATCCATTTTAAGTCTTCATGGAAACAAAATAGTTGGCTTCATCCCTCCTGAAATTGGACAACTCAAATCTCTCACTGAGCTTTATTTGTATGATAATAATCTCACTGGCCTAATTCCTGTGTCCATTGGAAACATGAGTAATTTATCCATTTTGAGTCTTCATGGAAACAAAAGAGTTGGCTTCATACCTCCTGAAATTGGACAACTTAAATCTCTCACCGAGCTTTATTTGTATGATAATAATCTCAGTGGCCCAATTCCTGTGTCGATTGGAAACATGGGTAATTTATCCATTTTGAGTCTTCATGGAAACAAAATAGTTGGATCCATCCCTCATGAGATTGGACAACTTAAATCTCTCACCAAGCTTTATTTGTATGATAATAATCTCAGTGGCCCAATTCCTGTGTCGATTGGAAACATGGGTAATTTATCCATTTTGAATCTTCATGGAAACAAAATAGTTGGATCCATCCCTCATGAGATTGGACAACTTAAATCTCTCACCAAGCTTTATTTGTATGATAATAATCTCAGTGGCCCAATTCCTGTGTCGATTGGAAACATGAGTAATTTATCCATTTTGCGTCTTGATGGAAACAAAATAGTTGGATCCATCCCTCATGAGATTGGACAACTTAAATCTCTCACCAAGCTTTATTTGTATGATAATAATCTCAGTGGCTCAATTCCTGTGTCCATTGGAAACATGAGTAATTTATCCATTTTGAGTCTTGATGGAAACAAAATAGTGGGCTTCATCCCTCCTGAAATTGGACAACTCAAATCTCTCACTGAGCTTTATTTGTATGATAATAATCTCACTGGCTCAATTCCTGCATCTATTGGAAATCTAAAATCCCTTGCTGAGTTCGGGTTGTTCACTAACAGCATTACAGGATCCATTCCTTTAGAAATGGACAATCTTACAAACCTGGAATATTTAGAATTAACTGAGAACTTCTTGTCTGGCTATCTTCTTGGAAATATTTGTCTTGGTGGGAGACTTAAATGGTTTACAGCAGATTATAACCATTTCAGAGGTTCCATTCgtaaaagtttgaaaaattgcAGTTCCTTGGTCCATGTTTCACTTTTAGGGAATCAACTAAACGGAAATATATCAGAAGAGTTTGGAATATACCCGAAACTTGAGTACATGGACTTAAGCAACAACAAGTTTTTCGGTAAACTTGGTAGAAACTGGGGACAATGTCCAAATCTCACTATGCTGAACATCTCTAGTAATAAAATTTCCGGTAGTCTACCTCCTGAACTTGGGAAGGCTATTCAATTGCATGTACTTGACCTCTCCTCCAATCTTCTAGAAGGGACAATTCCAAAGGAATTGGGACAATTGAAACTGTTGTATATTCTCAAACTGAACAACAATACACTTTCAAGTAAGGTTCCTACTGAAATTGGGATGTTAAGTGACCTTGAAGAGCTCGACCTTGCAGAAAACAAATTGAGTGGTCCATTTCCCAAACATTTGGAGCAGTGTTCAAACCTACGAGACTTGAACTTGAAGAAGAATATACTCAGTGGATCTATTCCTTTCCACATCGGGAATTTTCACTCACTTCGAAATGTTGATCTAAGTCAAAACATGCTCACAGGAGAGTTGCCTCTAGAGCTTGGACATTTGAACATGTTAGAAACACTCAACCTCTCCCATAACAATCTCTCTGGATCAATACCATCTTCATTTCAAGAGCTGATAAGTTTGATATCTGTTGATGTGTCATACAATCAGTTAGAAGGTCCTCTCCCCAAAAACAAAGCCTTCATTGAGGCCCCAATTGAAGCATTGGAACATGATAAAGGGTTGTGCAGCAGCGGCAACAACACTAGGTTAAAGCCTTGCCCCATACAAAAAAGGAATAGCagtaaaaatgtaatatttgCCGTCATAGTGTCTATATCTTGCAGTCTAGTtctgttattatttatcattgttggTGTAGTGTTTATTCACAGAAAAAGAGACACGAATATGGATGAGTCAAGACAAACACAAGAGACTGTAACTTTCTATGAAGCATGGGGCTATAATGGCAAAAAAGTTCATGAAGAAATAATTGAAGCCACCGAGAACTTTACTAACTATTGCATTGGAGTTGGAGGATATGGAAGTGTCTACAGAACACTTTTGCCAACGGGTCAAGTTGTTGCTGTGAAAAAATTTCATGAGAATGGAGGAGGGGCTGGTAAAGAAGCTTTCGAAAGTGAGACTAGTGCGTTGACAAGAGCACGCCACCGAAATATTATTAAGCTTTACGGATTTTGTTCACATGCAAGACATTCCTATTTGGTGTACGAGTTCATGGAAGGGGGGAGCTTAGCAAAGATATTAAGCGATAATGCTAAGGCAATGCAGTTGGACTGGAGCAAGAGATTAAATATTGTGAGAGGTTTAGCCAATGCCATATTCTATATGCACTACGACTGTTGTCCTGCTATAATTCATAGAGACATATCGAGCAAGAATGTTCTGTTGGACGATGAATATGAAGCTCATATTTCCGACTTCGGCTCGGCTATATCTTTACATCCACAATCGTCAAATTGGACTCCATTTGCAGGAACTTTTGGATACTCAGCCCCAG AGCTTGCTTATACGATGGAAGTAAACGAGAAGTGTGATGTGTACAGCTTCGGAGTTGTAATATTAGAATTGATCATGGGAAAGCATCCAGCAGATCTCATACTGTCTCTATCAGCATCATCATCAATACCAGATGTTCATCAAACTCTGCCCAAGGATTTACTGGATCATCGCCTCTCACCTCCAGAGAATGAAGCAGCAGAGAAAGTTGTCTCCGTTGTCAACATAGCATTTACATGTGTTCAACCAAGACCTCAATCTCGACCAACTATGAAACAAGTGTCTGTCAAGCTATCCACTTCAGTGCCATAA